A single window of Salminus brasiliensis chromosome 18, fSalBra1.hap2, whole genome shotgun sequence DNA harbors:
- the hmgb3b gene encoding high mobility group protein B3b: MAKSDVGKPKGKMSAYAYFVKTCREEHNKKNPGVSVNFAEFSKKCSERWKVMSPKEKTKFEDMAKQDKARYDQEMMSYNPGKRGRKKKDPNAPRRPPSGFLLFCAERRPSIKAQNPGMGIGDIAKKLGEMWNNMSDSEKQPFLSEANKLKDKYQKEVANYKRKGKTGSGASASKSKSKDDEDDDDEEEDDDEEDEEEDD, from the exons ATGGCCAAAAGTGATGTGGGAAAGCCAAAAGGCAAAATGTCTGCTTACGCTTACTTTGTCAAGACCTGCCGTGAGGAGCACAACAAGAAGAACCCTGGTGTTTCTGTGAATTTTGCAGAATTTTCCAAGAAGTGTTCTGAGAGATGGAAA GTTATGTCTCCAAAAGAGAAGACTAAATTTGAAGACATGGCCAAGCAAGATAAGGCTCGCTATGACCAAGAAATGATGAGCTACAATCCAGGAAAGAGGGGCAGGAAGAAGAAGGACCCCAATGCTCCTAGGAGACCACC GTCGGGATTTCTCTTGTTCTGTGCTGAACGCAGGCCCAGTATCAAGGCTCAGAATCCTGGTATGGGGATTGGTGATATAGCAAAGAAGCTTGGTGAGATGTGGAACAACATGTCAGACTCTGAGAAACAGCCTTTCCTTTCAGAGGCCAACAAACTCAAGGATAAGTATCAGAAG gaAGTGGCAAACTACAAGAGAAAGGGAAAAACGGGCAGTGGGGCGTCAGCTAGTAAATCAAAATCcaaggatgatgaagatgacgacgatgaggaggaagatgacgacgaggaggatgaggaggaagatgaCTAA